The nucleotide sequence ttaaataaagatcaaactatatatatatttttctcaaagtaaaactacataaaaaaaataaaaatcgtgTTTTTCGAATTTAATATTGTTAAGAATTGGAGGCTAATCCAacttatggtaatcaccctagaggggggtgaatagggtgatggtctctttttcacaaatttaaactatgcaaaaataagagacaattatatgcaagtatataataaacaaaataaagacaattgcatataatttaaaagagttagggaagagagagtgcaaacacgagagtttatagtggttcggtacttccttgcctacgtccactctcctcaacctcctaatcgagtgagggtttcactatcttgaagcttcaaccaagcttccaatctctttacaattggattatggttccaattcaccctcttggacttttagctccaagcaccctttacacttctcaagagttatctcactcttgaacaacctctcaagtgatacccctcacttaagaaaattcctctcaaagatttacaaataaaatgatctctcaaaaatcctagtacaagaactttaagctcaaatgatacaagagaaactaggattgaatggtgcactaaagatatgcaagtttttgaataatggtgcactaaaaaatactcttccaaggctcaaatataatcaagaaagatttgggaaggtttagcttatgaaacaatgaagtttggagcctttttatggaagaaaaaagtcatattagccgttgggggttcgaccggtcgagctaggggtcgaccggttgactagccgttaggaaaagtgaccaTTGGGCCTCAACCGAACCTCGACcagacctcaaccggttgaggttcaaccttgaccaggAAGAAAAGGccattgggagagagagaaactttttggcctccctcaaccggtcctcgaccggatgAGCACaactggtcgaccggttgaaccggttgagtcatttttttggctcaacactcaaccctTTTCAacctaaaaccttttaacacaagtttgaaaatcatttaacacaaggttttagttgaaaacatgaaatcatccaattcttaagatatttaaaacaatattactcttgaatgattttggtgcataaataaagaatgaaatgcatgaaagtcctagtgcaccaacaaccttacaaagagatcttaagaagctttggtcttgaaaaactcttctctttgaggtggtcttcttcttcatgatttctctttggcttgatttgtctttggattgtcactttggaagtcgtcttgcctaatctCACTTAAAATGTagtcattagttctaaaccttgttttgttatcatcaaaatcaagattaaccaaaccttggtttcacaaatataataaatcaaaaactaaccctaaacaCAATTCTCATGCTGtcatattaaaacaaaacaaatatatgttGGAACTAGTAACAAAAGTCAAACCACTTACCtagtataataataattccacttgaaaaaaaataatttagactTGCACTGTTACTGAAAACCCATGTAATAACAATTCTAATCTTTAAACTCATGCTGCCATATCACAATCAATATATGCCAGAGCTAGTAAAAGTCAAACCACCCAATAATAATAGttccactaaaaaaaataatttagactTGCACTGTTACTAAAAACCCATATAATAACAATTCTAATCTTTAAACTCATGCTACCATATCACAATCAATACATGCCGGAGCTAGTAAAAGTGAAACCACCCAATATAATAATAGttccactaaaaaaaataaaataatctagaCCTTCACTATTATTGAAAACCcatgcatataaaaaaaaaacaaatgactcACCTAACGGCCATGAAGATACCAGAGAAGGTGGTGTGTAGTTAGTGCGGTGAAGGATGAGTGGAAGAGCACCAGTTGTGACGTGGAGTTAATGCTATGTTGGATCAGCAGCCCggtgataaaaatgaaaaatcagtAGCCCGGTGATGACAAAAATCAGCAACccggtgataaaaaaaaaaaatcaacagccCTCTGAAAAAAACTCTTTGCACCGATCCAAAACGACAACCTCTTCTCACGCTCTCAAAGCTCTCTCTCTCGATCCCTTCAAACAGCCCCTCTCACACTCTCAACGCTCTCTCTTTCGATCCCTTCAAACAACCCCTCtcactctaaaaaaaatgacaccCTTCTCTTTGAAAAACTTCTTGCACCGATCCAAAACGGCAACCTCTCGCtctaaaaaacttttcttaCCGACCTTCAAAATGTCACTCTCTCACGCTGTCAAAATCTCTCTTTCTCATCCCAAAAACGGCAGCCTAGTGATTCCCCAAAAAACTCAGCAGCAGTCTGgtgatcttttaaaaaaaatccttcagCTTCCGTTCCCTTCACGCTGTCCAAGTCTCCTCTCTTCCAGAAATATTCCCTCTATCGATCCCTTAAAAAATGGCACCCTCTCACGCTCAAACCCTCTTCTGATGCGAACTGCCAGTCTCCAAATGGTGCGGCTGGTCTCTTGGAGAGCTCCCAGGTTATTGCGTGAAGTCTTTTAGATTATAGTAAGCTGAGCATGATGCAAAAATCCCCCCTACTGATCCCTTCCAAAAATCCTCTCACATGCCCCTTTActctcttttccttcatttctctaAAACTCTGTCAAACTCCCTTATCTCAGTCAATCCGTGATTTCTCCAATTAGTCTCATTGACTCTACCAACATGGAAAATGCTCCTCACCAGTCTGGAGAAAACCCGCAATCTTCCGCGTTAGTCCAACATGATTAAAACCCCCTCTTTTTGAATCTAGCCTTCATTTCATCCCTATACACATCGAACATCTTCTTTTCACCTGCCAAAACCAGCTTTGGTAAGTTTCTAAACCTTCCTATTTCTCCATTTCTTCCCTTTTTCATATCCGTCTTAGGttgaattaattttcaaatcacaGCTGAATCTCCCTTCTATAGAACCatgcaataaaaataataaaaacaaaattatccaattaaaaaaataaaaataaaataaaacaaataaataaatgaataaataaataaataataataataataaaaataaaaaaagatgattAATCATATACATGtacaaaataaccaaaatattatttcatgatAAAGAAACGTGATGTTAGTATCATAAaatctcctaaaaaaaaaattaaaaaataaccaaataaacTAAAACCcacttaaaacaaaaatcaaacaaatagaaTTCCAGAAGACAAACCTTAGTGTACTAAGCTTAAAGAACTATCCAAAGGATTCTatgtgggcctaaggtggtacctaagtgggcctagggtggtgcctaacgGGCCTAAAtgtatctaagtgaacctaagtgggcctaggtgtatctaagtgaacctaaagtgcctaagtgggcctatggtggtgcctaatgggcctaagtgggcctagggtggtgcctaagtgtatctaagtgaacctaaagtgcctaaatgggcctaggtgtatctaagtgaacctaaggtgcctaagtgagcctagggtggtgcctaatgggcttaagtgtatctaagtgaacctaaggtgTCTAAGTGGGCTAGGGTGGTAcctaagtgtatctaaatgaacctaaagtgcctaagtgggcctagggtggtgcctaagtgtatctaagtgaacctaaagtgccTAAGgtagtgcctaatgggccaaagGTGACTAAGTGAGCTTAAGTCAAAATTAGGGCCTCCAAGAGTTACAATGAGGTTAAATgaacccctcaaccaaagtccccaagatgacttagaaaagataggttacgcgagtagtaatgggccaccaaggaattgcggtaaagtatcgaacaaatACCTGacaggacatgtgctaggatgacaaaatggagggtctacaaatagatatattaaagttgttttattaaagaatttgatatgtgtataatatgatttatcatatttgataataatatcatatgcattgataaaaatatgaattttataagtgtacatttattattaaattacatcaaatattatttcataacaatattatgatatttgattataaaatgtctaattttaaaatatatattaatattaaaattatgatccatttaattcaattgtattaaataatataaaataattgtgatatatgtataattttttaatatttaattaatctattaatgatattaaaaacactatgaagaaaattatcataataatttttatatttttgataatcaattaaaaaatatttttgcatttaattataattaatttgctctttaaaatatgtGTACTGCTTTATATTTAACAATGGACAAACTTGCCTGGTGGTAAGGTAAATTGAAGAGCATACCTTTTCTTTGGGGTTCGAATCCTCTTAATATAGGCATTTtagagggattttttttataaaaatacattaattttaagaaataattattaaattatcatagtaggaaaaataattctaaatctaCGATAaggaatgatatatatatatttttaaaatcatctcttgaagagatgattttcaaaaaataaaaataaaaaattaagcaatTGGAAATCGTATGTtagagagatgatttccaccacacaaaaataaaaaagcatttGGGTTTTCATGTTTTGTTTTGCATGCCCTTTTGACTTATCAAGAATCTCTTTCAATACAAAGAACAGCAAAAGCAACACTTGCAGTAGCAAAATGTAGAATAGATGGATGGATTCAATTCgttgaaagaaaattacaacataGAAGTAGCTTGGTAGAAAGAAATGCCATTTGGCAGATTATACAGTCGTCTTGTCCTTCTCCCACCACCCATCTTATAAGCAGGACTACTACTACAACAACCAAAGAAGCTACAACAGGTAGAATAATGGACCCAaagctcatatatatatatatatatatatatatatatatatatatatataatatatatatatatatatattttattttggaatcGTTTCTTTAAGAGGCAATTTCCTacttacatgttttttttttcttttaaattattatgtaaAAATCACCTATTTAAGAgatgatttcatatttgattttatttttatttttattttttttaaaatcgtctcttgaagaggggattttttacttcttaattttattttatttttttataaaaaatcgtATTTTAAAGAGATGATTtcttacataattttttttaaatcgtttgttggagatatgatttttcactTATAATTTATTGTTGTGATCCgttcaataattaataatgaaaaatagaaaaacgagAAAGAAGtgataatttagaaattattttttaaaatcaccgactcttataaaaaatctcatttttgaGGGGGAACGGTAGGACGGTGAGAGGGGTCTCTCGAAGCGCCAGCTCATGCAGATAAATCTTGTACCTCATGAGCCTGACAAGCGATATTTTAATATTGATTTCAGCCGAACAAGTGGGAGGGATTGAATCGATTGATCAAACCAGCTCATGCAGACAAAACGAGGTAGAGTCAACAATTGTGAGTCATCTGACATAACGACAAACTTGATGATGGTACGAACTTGAGCTCACTCATGCCACATTTCCACATTTCATTGGGTGACTACTGTTGAGTAAAAAAGTTTGGTCTATTTAAAGGGAGTCACCTCAGCCTAGCCACTTAATAAACCAATCTTTTTCTTCCTTCGACTCAATTCTGAATTCTGAGCTCGGATCCCATCTCTCACAGCTATGACAGAGGTCTCTGTTCCTCTAATCTCTTCACTTCCTTCACACgcatttgattttttcatttgaatttcatattttctcGCTAGTTTATATATAGCCGCCGTGTATATATCATTCGGGTTTGGCCTTCTGTTATTTATTACTCGTCAGATGACTAGAATTTTATTGGTTTcgattgaaataatttttatatataaattttattttccttataattattttttaaaattatccatAGAAAACAAGCGATaacatcttaaaaaaaaaagaagtaaaaacatgttttgaaaactgtttGTTGTCAAAATAGTATATTATAATATCAAACTTATTTTGGAACCTGGAAtgaggtttttgttttcttgttcttttcatCTGCTCTTTTCTCCGCACCACGTACTGACATTATTGGACAATTCTTGCAATGATTTCTAATTTTTGATTGATAATATCGCAGGTTACGAAAATGAAGCTGAAGGTTGTTAATCTAGGGTGTAAACGCTGCtacaagaagatcaagaaactGCTCTTTAAATTTCCTGGTGTGAgtctttacatatatatatccGTGTGTTTGGTATAGTTGAATTTTGAGATTATGGGCAATGTTAAAGGGATGAAGAAatgatttgtttgttttgattttgatgttgAATTTTATGAACAAGAGAAATACAAGACCAGACTTTCATTGAGAAGGAAGACACGGTGATAATCAAAGTAGTATGCAGCTACCCTGAGATGATCAGAACGAAGCTTTTCTACAAAGGTAGCGATACCATCAAGAGTATCGAGGTTATACCACCCGAGAAGCCACCGCCACCGCCACGGCCACGGCCACCGACACCGGTGCGAACTCCAGTACCAGAGTATCCAGAATTCATCTATCCAATTGGAGTGTACTGTAAGTCATGCTATGGGGGACGTGATGGTGGCCCCTACCACCATGGATATGGGATTCAGCACCAACCACCATCTTATAATGAATATGTAAGGCCAGTGCCATCCTATGATGGCTGGGCTTCTGGGTGTCGCTGTGACAGAAGCTATGGTTGCCGCAGTGAATTCGATATTGAAGAAAATCCCACATGCACCATCATGTGAATCATACTCCATCATGATTGTCGTTATCTGGTTTCTTTAGTTCCTTTTCTCAGTTGGGTGT is from Vitis riparia cultivar Riparia Gloire de Montpellier isolate 1030 chromosome 10, EGFV_Vit.rip_1.0, whole genome shotgun sequence and encodes:
- the LOC117922997 gene encoding protein PYRICULARIA ORYZAE RESISTANCE 21-like isoform X1 is translated as MTEVTKMKLKVVNLGCKRCYKKIKKLLFKFPEIQDQTFIEKEDTVIIKVVCSYPEMIRTKLFYKGSDTIKSIEVIPPEKPPPPPRPRPPTPVRTPVPEYPEFIYPIGVYCKSCYGGRDGGPYHHGYGIQHQPPSYNEYVRPVPSYDGWASGCRCDRSYGCRSEFDIEENPTCTIM
- the LOC117922997 gene encoding protein PYRICULARIA ORYZAE RESISTANCE 21-like isoform X2, with amino-acid sequence MKLKVVNLGCKRCYKKIKKLLFKFPEIQDQTFIEKEDTVIIKVVCSYPEMIRTKLFYKGSDTIKSIEVIPPEKPPPPPRPRPPTPVRTPVPEYPEFIYPIGVYCKSCYGGRDGGPYHHGYGIQHQPPSYNEYVRPVPSYDGWASGCRCDRSYGCRSEFDIEENPTCTIM